GATCTTGTTATGTTTATGCCTGTGAAAACAATTGTGTGTGTCGGGCAACAGGGCTTGGCATGTGTTGCAGGGAACTTCAGCTTGCATTCTCACAGGGGCATGTATTAGGCTTGCATTCCTAAACCTGCTTGCACTGACTGCCATCCTCCACCATTCATTTGTGTCCAAAGGGAATTTACACACTGGAAAATGTTAGAAGTTGGATGTAATAAAGCCAATGGTGGGAGAAGGAGTGAAGGGGAGACACTCATACCTGATCGCACAGCTTGTTCATTCAGTTCACAGGCAACCTACTCTTTGAATGTCAGCTAGTTATGTAAGCggtttttaaaatgccaaatgcTATGCAAGAAAAACCTAACATCTGTTAGGAGCTCAGAGCATTTTAGTAATTTGGAGGGAAATTAGTTGGGGTTTACGGAGTACCTGGGAATGTGTTCTCCCCAGGTGAAATAACAAAATGCACGCTCCCACTATTTTCAGGATGGACAAGGCTTCAACACAAAGGATGCTGATAACCATAGCTGCtgttactgagcacctactgtgtgctaagtCCTGCACTAAGTGCTTCACATGCCCTCTCAACACCCCTACGGTCTAGGCACCCAGTGTTTTCCCTGTTTCACTGAGGCTGACAGAGGCCAGGTTTGGGGATGAGGGCACCAGCAGGGACTAAGGACAGGAAGTGCAGTGGGTGGCCACCTCAACACAGCGGCAACTGATGGGGCAGTTGTCAGAGTCAAGACCTATGAAATGAAGTCGTTGTGAGAGGGAGCTGGAAGCGAGGAGGGGGTGGgaccaggagggaggagggccccCAGAGCTAGGACAGCTGTGCAGCCCTGACCAGAACACACAGGAGCTGGCTGCAGAGACTGAGCAGGACTGGAGCTGTAGTCGCCTGGCAGAGGGAAGCCCAGCCTGGCAGCAGGGCAAACTGAGGCTGGGGTGTGACCTCAGAGACTGATGGTCAGAGCTGCACCTACATGGGCCAGGGTGCTGTCCCCCATCTGGGTCCTCTAAGGTTGCTGGAGTCTGGGTAGAAGTCTGACCTGAAGACCTAAGTCCTGCCATCTGAATACCTCTGTGAACCCACCAGGCCTGTTGCCTGCAAGAGCATGAGTGAacaggagaaggagacagaggaggatgAGGGAGGGGGCACTTCGGACACAGCACCCATGCTGCCGGGAAGATTTCCTGACAGCCAAGCCTCAGCCCTGAGGTCCCCAGGGTGGGTAGGGCTGGCTGTCCGAGGCCTTGGGACTCTGTTGCTGCCTGGCCAAGCCCTGGCCAGACTTTTGCTGCACCTGCTGCTGCCTGCAGCTGTGTTCGTGCTAGTACTGCTGCCAGCAGCTGCCATCGTGTACCTGGGATTCCTGTGCCACTCAAGGGTGAGCTAAGCCATCCATGGGCAGGGCGGGGGCTGGCTGGGGCCTTAGGGAGTGGGGGTCCTGAGAAGTGTGGGCGCTGGGGCTCTAGGTGAATTCCCTCCTCCCAGCATGGCCCCCTTGTCCCAGAGACATCTGTGTCTCTCCCTGGTAAGCCCCTGCTTCtgccaaccacacacacacacacacacacacacactccccgcAGCCACAGCAAAAGAAGAGCTTTTGTTTGTCACTGGATCGGACCTGCTCCCTCCCCTTCCGAGGCCCCCTAGCCTTGTACCAAGGGCCACCAGGGCCTGGACAGCTGGGCAtggggggaagaagagggaggtcCAGGAAGAGAAGGTGGAGGGAGATATTGCCAAAGTTCTCCAGTCCGCCACCCCTACGCGCACCCACAGCCCCTCGTAGACTGCTCCTGCCCTCGGCTGGACTTCCTCACGTGGAATGGGCTCTGGTTTGGTCGGTCAGAAGGGGGGAAGGGGTCGGTcagaggcgggggaggggcacagagtgCAATGCTGCAGAAGGGAAGGTGATGCGTCCGGTGAGAGCCCTGGGAAGGAGCTCCAGGTCAATGCCAACACAGGGAAGGGCCCCAGGAGAGCAGACACGGAAGGACCGTGGGGATGGGACGATCCGGAGCAAGGCTCTGAGCCTCCCCTCAAGGGCCTCCTGCGCAGGTCATATGCTGCTTGGGCCCCGGTTCTTCTATTTTCAACTCACTAATGCCGGGGCCCAGCCAGCCCACCCCGCAAGCCCTCAGACATGGGCCCAGG
The Vulpes lagopus strain Blue_001 chromosome 10, ASM1834538v1, whole genome shotgun sequence genome window above contains:
- the TMEM88B gene encoding transmembrane protein 88B; this translates as MSEQEKETEEDEGGGTSDTAPMLPGRFPDSQASALRSPGWVGLAVRGLGTLLLPGQALARLLLHLLLPAAVFVLVLLPAAAIVYLGFLCHSRVHPAPRPACRTLLSDRGSAALIVLGFLSLPPLLVLASAARTRLARRLRTLLPPAAWPPGPRRHPGSSDRGRVGRHPDEEEQLCAWV